Proteins encoded by one window of Planktothrix tepida PCC 9214:
- a CDS encoding DUF6825 family protein: MSKPAVNSFFVGRALAEGLYEQLGNGLANFLSELGKFDAEQKENLRQFTQQVMERASQEAGTVVSDSSSPFNSPSSNGEPVDLQATIDELRAEVAELRSELQRYRNRTV, from the coding sequence ATGAGTAAACCCGCCGTGAATTCGTTTTTTGTCGGCCGCGCCTTAGCTGAAGGACTGTACGAACAACTGGGAAATGGTCTGGCAAACTTCCTGAGTGAACTGGGGAAATTTGACGCCGAGCAGAAAGAAAATCTGCGACAATTTACCCAACAGGTGATGGAACGCGCCTCCCAAGAAGCCGGAACTGTTGTCAGTGATAGTTCCTCCCCCTTTAACTCCCCATCCTCCAACGGTGAACCTGTAGATTTGCAAGCCACCATTGACGAACTACGGGCGGAAGTGGCGGAATTACGATCTGAACTCCAACGCTATCGCAATCGTACCGTGTAA
- the ltrA gene encoding group II intron reverse transcriptase/maturase, with protein sequence MKTSITKTTEAWNSINWAKVQRVVFKLQKRIYQASLSGQNAKARKLQKLLVKSYYAKLLAIRRVTQDNQGKKTAGVDGIKSITPKQRLELAQNLSKYQKAKPLRRKWIPKPNGEKRPLGIPTLQDRVRQALVKLALEPQWEARFEGESYGFRPGRSAHDAMSRIFQSISKGEYYILDADISKCFDQINHDYLLSKIDCPSTIKAQIRQWLKAGVMDNGIFEATEAGTPQGGVISPLLANIALDGMIELIKHKFPKKNNRVQAQVIRYADDFVVISPQLEIIQQCQIAIEEWLKPIGLELKPTKTRICHTLREIEVKDEKVQPGFDFLGWNFRQYPVGKHHCGTTGGNTKQLGFKTLIKPSKKAIKAHADKVKEVIKTHKTAPQYALIKRLNPVIRGWCNYHSKAVSKETFSFLDHNTWLRLRAWTVSRCGKAGYKNLKHYFKKNGNRTWNFETQKGYRLLTHAETPITRHVTVRPEASPYDGNWMYWSTRKGTSYDVPKRVAILLKKQKGKCNFCGQYFTPEDIAEIDHIIPTSLGGKDEYKNLQLLHRHCHDTKTATDGSYNPKETGCSDDNRQLD encoded by the coding sequence GTGAAAACGAGTATAACCAAGACTACGGAAGCATGGAATTCTATCAATTGGGCGAAAGTCCAACGGGTAGTATTTAAGCTGCAAAAGAGAATTTACCAAGCATCATTATCGGGACAAAATGCGAAAGCTCGAAAGCTCCAAAAACTTCTAGTTAAGTCATATTACGCCAAACTCTTAGCAATCAGAAGGGTTACTCAAGATAATCAGGGCAAGAAAACAGCCGGGGTTGATGGCATTAAATCCATCACACCCAAGCAACGACTAGAACTTGCTCAAAACCTGAGTAAATACCAAAAGGCGAAACCACTCCGAAGAAAATGGATACCCAAACCTAACGGAGAAAAACGTCCTTTAGGAATCCCAACTCTACAAGATAGAGTCAGGCAAGCCTTGGTTAAATTGGCATTAGAACCTCAATGGGAAGCCAGATTCGAGGGTGAAAGTTACGGGTTTAGACCCGGACGCTCTGCCCATGACGCGATGTCACGAATCTTCCAAAGCATCAGCAAAGGTGAATATTACATCCTAGATGCTGACATCTCAAAGTGTTTTGACCAGATTAATCATGATTACCTACTGTCCAAAATTGATTGTCCATCAACAATAAAAGCCCAAATCAGACAATGGTTGAAAGCTGGAGTGATGGATAACGGCATATTTGAAGCAACAGAGGCGGGCACTCCGCAAGGGGGGGTCATCAGTCCTTTACTTGCTAACATCGCACTGGATGGAATGATTGAGTTAATTAAACACAAATTCCCTAAAAAGAATAACCGCGTTCAAGCTCAAGTCATCAGATATGCCGATGATTTCGTGGTGATAAGTCCACAATTAGAAATCATACAACAGTGCCAAATTGCTATCGAAGAATGGTTAAAACCCATCGGGTTAGAACTGAAACCAACTAAAACCCGAATCTGTCACACACTGAGAGAAATCGAAGTAAAAGACGAAAAGGTACAACCAGGATTCGATTTTCTAGGTTGGAATTTCCGACAATATCCAGTTGGTAAACACCATTGTGGTACAACAGGAGGAAACACCAAACAATTAGGATTTAAAACCCTAATTAAACCTAGTAAAAAGGCAATTAAAGCTCACGCGGATAAAGTGAAAGAAGTGATTAAAACCCACAAAACTGCACCTCAATACGCATTAATCAAACGCCTAAATCCAGTCATAAGAGGATGGTGTAACTACCATTCCAAAGCTGTTTCCAAAGAAACATTTTCCTTTTTAGACCATAATACATGGCTGAGATTAAGAGCATGGACAGTTAGCCGATGTGGTAAAGCAGGTTACAAAAATCTGAAACATTATTTCAAAAAGAACGGTAATAGAACATGGAATTTTGAAACCCAAAAAGGTTACAGATTACTTACCCATGCAGAAACACCTATTACTCGTCATGTAACTGTAAGACCTGAAGCATCACCGTATGACGGAAACTGGATGTATTGGAGTACAAGAAAAGGAACATCTTATGATGTCCCAAAACGAGTAGCAATTTTGCTCAAAAAGCAAAAAGGCAAATGCAATTTCTGTGGACAATATTTTACCCCAGAAGATATTGCAGAGATCGACCATATCATCCCCACGTCACTAGGCGGTAAAGATGAATATAAAAATCTGCAATTATTACATCGCCATTGTCACGATACTAAAACGGCAACCGATGGGTCGTACAACCCAAAAGAAACCGGATGTTCTGATGATAACAGACAATTAGACTAG